Proteins encoded together in one Lathyrus oleraceus cultivar Zhongwan6 chromosome 5, CAAS_Psat_ZW6_1.0, whole genome shotgun sequence window:
- the LOC127080263 gene encoding protein MAIN-LIKE 2-like, translating into MGESHHGTAKNIAEYEDDKFRVHSHTCIQPSAVIIPYLELVGFANVAKIASLKVNSKLIVALLKRWRPETHTFHLPTGECIITLEDVSMLLGLRINGKAVDGPTNVTNDVYMENLGIEPTSSDNNGASVKIVWFEAVLTQLKNNPNPTEAENILHSKIYILLLIATFLMPDKSHNLLHSSWLPLVGDLEKCNTYSWGFACLATLYRHMYKAAHKGVKSIGGCVVLLIVWAFTRIPLLAPVSNEVPSHPYALRWCKRGMNYGNNPRHHLRGYRVAIEHMEENDFIWRPYIQYPVPDYSDSRVWSATTYMIFL; encoded by the exons ATGGGCGAATCACACCATGGGACGGCGAAAAACATTGCCGAATAC GAAGACGATAAGTTCCGGGTCCATTCGCATACATGCATTCAACCAAGTGCGGTTATAATACCGTATTTGGAACTAGTCGGTTTTGCAAATGTGGCCAAGATTGCAAGTCTAAAAGTAAATTCTAAATTAATTGTCGCATTGTTAaagagatggagacccgagacaCATACCTTTCATTTACCAACGGGTGAATGTATTATCACACTAGAGGATGTGAGTATGTTACTCGGTCTCCGAATCAATGGTAAAGCTGTTGATGGCCCAACAAACGTAACCAATGATGTTTACATGGAGAATTTGGGCATCGAACCAACATCTTCAGATAACAATGGGGCTTCTGTCAAAATTGTTTGGTTTGAAGCCGTATTAACACAATTGAAAAATAACCCTAACCCGACTGAGGCAGAAAATATTCTTCAttcaaaaatttatattttaCTTTTAATTGCTACTTTTTTAATGCCAGATAAAAGTCACAATTTGTTGCATTCTTCTTGGTTACCTTTAGTAGGAGACCTAGAAAAATGTAATACATACAGTTGGGGTTTTGCTTGTCTGGCGACACTATATAGACATATGTACAAAGCAGCCCATAAAGGAGTCAAGAGCATAGGAGGCTGTGTTGTATTACTAATTGTATGGGCATTCACACGTATACCCTTGTTAGCCCCGGTTAGTAATGAGGTTCCATCACATCCTTATGCATTAAG ATGGTGCAAACGAGGTATGAATTACGGAAATAATCCTCGTCATCATCTACGAGGGTATCGTGTTGCAATAGAACACATGGAAGAAAACGAT tttatttggaggccgTACATACAATATCCAGTACCTGATTATAGTGACAGCCGAGTTTGGAGTGCAACAACATATATG atatttttataa